From one Bacteroides fragilis NCTC 9343 genomic stretch:
- the ribD gene encoding bifunctional diaminohydroxyphosphoribosylaminopyrimidine deaminase/5-amino-6-(5-phosphoribosylamino)uracil reductase RibD encodes MKEEKYMRRCIQLAKNGLCNVSPNPMVGAVIVCEGQIIGEGYHIRCGEAHAEVNAIRSVKDPSLLKHSTIYVSLEPCSHHGKTPPCADLIIEKQIPRIVIGCQDPFSKVAGKGIQKLRDAGCEVIVGVLETECRELIRKFITFHTLHRPYIVLKWAESADGFIDLERTEGQPVILSTPLTSMLVHKKRAESDAIMVGTRTALLDNPALTVRNWYGHNPVRIVMDRNHSLPQTSHLSDNSVSTLVFTEHPRSGKENLEYITLNYQTDILPQILSALYQRNLQSLMIEGGRILLESFIRSGIWDEVIIEKSDKLIYSGVKAPEISDKISYSEEKHFCTTFRHYLKRNT; translated from the coding sequence ATGAAAGAAGAAAAATACATGAGGCGTTGCATCCAACTGGCAAAAAACGGTCTTTGCAACGTATCTCCCAATCCAATGGTAGGAGCTGTCATCGTATGTGAAGGACAAATAATCGGTGAAGGCTATCACATCCGTTGCGGAGAAGCACATGCCGAAGTCAATGCGATCCGCTCTGTAAAGGATCCGTCTTTACTGAAACACAGTACTATATATGTAAGTCTCGAGCCTTGCTCCCACCATGGAAAAACTCCCCCATGCGCTGATTTAATCATAGAGAAACAAATTCCCAGGATTGTAATCGGATGCCAAGACCCATTTTCCAAAGTAGCAGGCAAAGGAATCCAAAAGTTACGGGATGCCGGATGCGAAGTCATTGTCGGAGTTCTGGAAACGGAATGTCGCGAACTTATACGGAAATTTATCACTTTCCATACCCTTCACCGCCCTTACATCGTTTTGAAATGGGCAGAATCAGCCGATGGTTTCATCGACCTGGAACGTACGGAAGGACAACCTGTCATATTATCGACTCCTCTCACTTCCATGCTGGTACACAAAAAAAGAGCAGAGTCGGACGCTATCATGGTCGGTACGCGAACCGCACTACTGGACAATCCGGCACTCACGGTACGCAACTGGTACGGACACAATCCGGTGCGAATAGTGATGGACCGTAATCATTCACTCCCTCAAACCTCCCATTTGTCGGATAACAGCGTATCTACGCTCGTTTTTACGGAACATCCCCGTTCCGGAAAAGAAAACCTGGAATACATCACACTCAATTACCAGACAGATATTCTGCCACAAATATTGTCTGCCCTCTATCAACGCAACCTACAGTCGCTGATGATAGAAGGAGGAAGAATTCTTCTGGAGTCATTTATCCGTTCCGGAATATGGGATGAAGTCATCATAGAAAAGAGCGATAAACTGATTTATTCCGGTGTTAAAGCACCTGAAATAAGCGATAAAATTAGTTATTCGGAAGAAAAACATTTCTGTACGACCTTCAGGCATTACTTGAAGAGAAATACCTAA
- a CDS encoding L,D-transpeptidase, which yields MKQTAYIYLLTLSCLLCACNRENRTNLPQPQVTGVADSLETVPPEEKPKAISAEQIEIKKDLLYDKYTLEDTYPYKDTTRSFQWDKIKERLALLENIQQTPSQWGILQNYKNRNGEAPLVRHYKRNAYKRIADTLGIERYQSVPLYLLTDTLVPERYGEDGSLVRFLADGENFVKVSPIYIGEEWYVPKRYVKVLPDTTHFIKTIMIDRRDQNIMTLEQTGEAQWTVRSMNPATTGRHRPPYAQETPLGIFVLQEKKTRMIFLKDGSTATGGFAPYASRFSDGGYIHGVPVNEPRKALIEYSPSLGTTPRSHMCVRNATSHSKFIFDWAPVNETIIFVLE from the coding sequence ATGAAGCAAACAGCCTATATATACCTGCTCACCCTTTCTTGCCTTCTCTGCGCATGCAATAGAGAAAACAGAACAAATTTGCCACAGCCCCAAGTCACCGGTGTAGCGGATTCACTGGAAACGGTGCCTCCGGAAGAGAAGCCCAAAGCCATCTCCGCAGAACAGATAGAGATCAAGAAAGATTTGCTCTATGATAAATATACTCTTGAAGATACGTATCCGTACAAAGATACGACCCGCAGTTTTCAATGGGATAAGATCAAAGAACGCCTGGCACTGCTCGAAAACATTCAGCAGACACCCTCGCAATGGGGCATCTTGCAGAACTATAAGAACCGGAACGGCGAGGCTCCATTGGTACGCCATTACAAACGGAATGCCTATAAACGCATTGCCGACACGCTGGGCATAGAGCGCTACCAGTCCGTCCCGCTCTATTTGCTCACCGATACGCTTGTGCCCGAACGTTATGGAGAAGACGGTTCGCTGGTCCGCTTCCTGGCCGACGGAGAGAATTTCGTCAAGGTATCCCCTATCTATATTGGCGAAGAGTGGTATGTACCCAAGAGGTACGTCAAAGTGCTCCCGGATACGACACACTTCATCAAAACAATCATGATAGACCGAAGAGACCAGAACATAATGACTTTGGAACAAACCGGTGAAGCCCAATGGACCGTACGGAGTATGAACCCCGCCACTACCGGAAGGCATCGCCCTCCGTATGCACAAGAGACACCATTAGGGATATTCGTCCTACAGGAAAAAAAGACACGCATGATATTCCTCAAAGACGGTTCCACCGCCACCGGAGGTTTTGCGCCTTATGCCAGCCGATTCTCAGACGGAGGATACATTCACGGAGTCCCGGTAAACGAGCCCCGTAAAGCACTTATAGAGTACAGCCCGTCTCTGGGCACCACGCCCCGCTCGCACATGTGTGTACGGAATGCAACATCACATTCCAAGTTTATTTTCGACTGGGCTCCTGTAAATGAGACAATTATTTTTGTTTTGGAATAG
- the murI gene encoding glutamate racemase, with translation MKQSLPYQPGPIGVFDSGYGGLTILSKIREALPEYDYIYLGDNARTPYGTRSFEIVYEFTLQAVNKLFEMGCHLVILACNTASAKALRTIQMNDLPNIDPDRRVLGVIRPTAECIGSMTQTRHVGILATAGTIKSESYPLEVHKLFEDIKVSGEACPMWVPLVENNEANGEGADFFIRKYIDNLLAKDRQIDTLVLGCTHYPILLPKIQKFIPQGVKVVAQGEYVATSLKDYLHRHPEMDMKCTREGKCRFYTTEAEDKFIESASMFLNENITVQRITLE, from the coding sequence ATGAAACAATCCCTTCCATACCAACCTGGTCCTATCGGTGTATTCGACTCCGGATACGGTGGGCTGACCATCCTGAGCAAAATCAGGGAAGCGCTGCCGGAATACGATTACATCTATCTGGGCGACAATGCACGGACTCCTTATGGGACCCGTTCTTTTGAAATCGTATACGAGTTCACCTTACAGGCTGTCAACAAATTGTTTGAGATGGGCTGTCATCTGGTGATACTTGCTTGCAACACAGCCTCGGCCAAGGCACTGAGAACCATACAAATGAACGACCTTCCGAATATAGATCCGGACCGGAGGGTGCTAGGAGTCATTCGCCCAACTGCAGAGTGTATCGGCAGTATGACCCAAACGCGCCATGTAGGAATATTGGCTACAGCCGGTACCATCAAATCAGAATCATATCCGCTTGAAGTGCATAAGTTGTTTGAGGATATCAAAGTAAGCGGAGAAGCTTGTCCCATGTGGGTTCCACTGGTTGAAAACAATGAAGCCAACGGCGAAGGAGCCGACTTCTTTATTCGTAAATACATCGACAACCTACTTGCCAAAGACCGGCAGATAGACACCCTTGTTCTGGGATGTACCCATTACCCGATACTATTGCCCAAGATACAAAAATTCATTCCCCAAGGAGTGAAAGTGGTGGCACAGGGAGAATATGTGGCTACCAGTCTGAAAGATTACCTTCACCGTCATCCCGAAATGGACATGAAGTGCACTCGGGAAGGTAAATGCCGCTTTTACACCACAGAGGCCGAAGACAAATTTATTGAATCAGCCTCCATGTTCCTCAACGAGAACATTACAGTGCAACGAATAACTTTAGAATAA
- the proB gene encoding glutamate 5-kinase, translating into MKKEFTRIAIKVGSNVLTRQDGTLDVTRMSALTDQIAALHKAGVEVILISSGAVASGRSEIRTLRKLDSVDQRQLFSAVGQAKLINRYYELFRDHGIAVGQVLTTKENFGTRRHYLNQKNCMTVMLENGVIPIVNENDTISVTELMFTDNDELSGLIASMMNAQALIILSNIDGIYNGSPSDPDSLVIREIGQGKDLSNYIQTSKSSFGRGGMLTKTNIARKVADEGITVIIANGKRDNILINLIEHPEETVCTRFIPASQPVSSIKKWIAHSEGFAKGEIHINEQATEVLNSDKAVSILPVGITRIEGEFEKDDIVRIIDYRGTPVGVGKVNCDSMQARDSIGKHGKKAVVHYDYLYIE; encoded by the coding sequence ATGAAAAAGGAGTTTACACGAATAGCCATAAAAGTGGGAAGTAACGTACTGACCCGACAGGACGGAACACTGGATGTCACCCGGATGTCTGCGCTAACCGATCAGATAGCCGCCTTGCATAAAGCCGGAGTAGAGGTGATTCTTATCTCTTCGGGAGCTGTTGCCTCGGGACGAAGCGAAATACGTACCCTCAGGAAACTCGACAGCGTAGATCAGCGCCAATTGTTCTCGGCAGTGGGTCAAGCCAAACTCATTAACCGATATTACGAGCTGTTCCGCGATCATGGCATTGCTGTAGGACAGGTACTCACCACCAAAGAGAATTTTGGTACACGCCGTCATTACCTCAACCAGAAAAACTGCATGACGGTGATGCTTGAGAACGGCGTCATTCCTATCGTCAACGAGAACGACACCATCTCCGTCACCGAACTGATGTTCACAGACAATGACGAACTGTCGGGCCTCATCGCCTCAATGATGAATGCACAGGCCCTTATCATCCTGAGTAACATCGACGGCATTTATAACGGTTCCCCTTCCGATCCGGACTCATTAGTGATCCGGGAGATTGGACAGGGAAAAGACCTGAGTAACTACATTCAGACCAGCAAATCGAGTTTCGGGAGAGGAGGCATGCTGACCAAAACCAACATTGCCCGCAAAGTGGCAGATGAAGGTATTACAGTAATTATTGCCAATGGCAAACGCGACAACATCCTTATCAACCTCATAGAGCATCCCGAAGAGACGGTTTGCACTCGTTTTATCCCCGCATCCCAACCCGTATCGAGTATCAAGAAATGGATAGCTCATAGCGAAGGTTTCGCTAAGGGAGAGATACATATCAACGAACAGGCTACCGAAGTGTTGAACTCCGACAAGGCAGTCAGCATTCTTCCCGTCGGAATCACCCGCATTGAAGGAGAATTTGAGAAAGACGACATCGTGCGCATCATTGATTACCGGGGTACTCCGGTAGGTGTAGGCAAAGTCAACTGTGACTCCATGCAGGCACGGGACTCCATCGGAAAACATGGAAAAAAAGCAGTAGTCCATTATGACTACCTTTACATTGAATAA
- a CDS encoding OmpH family outer membrane protein, with translation MLKKIALLMMLILPMGVFAQNLKFGHINAMEIVSAMPEYTKAQSELQALNKQLGQDLQRSQEEFSKKYQEFMQQKDSLPAVIAERRQKELEDMMQRQEQFQAKAQQDMEKANNDLMAPVYKKLDDAIKAVGAAEGVIYIFDMARTPIPYVNEAQSINLTPKVKTQLGIK, from the coding sequence ATGCTTAAAAAAATTGCACTTTTAATGATGTTAATACTCCCGATGGGCGTATTTGCACAAAATCTTAAATTCGGTCACATCAATGCGATGGAAATTGTTTCGGCCATGCCGGAATATACCAAAGCACAATCTGAGTTACAAGCATTGAACAAACAACTCGGACAAGACTTACAGAGATCTCAGGAAGAATTCAGCAAGAAATACCAGGAATTCATGCAGCAAAAAGACTCTCTTCCTGCTGTCATTGCAGAAAGAAGACAAAAAGAGTTGGAAGACATGATGCAGAGACAAGAACAATTCCAGGCTAAGGCTCAGCAGGATATGGAAAAAGCCAACAATGACCTGATGGCTCCGGTATATAAGAAGCTGGATGACGCTATCAAAGCAGTAGGTGCAGCAGAAGGTGTTATCTACATTTTCGATATGGCACGTACTCCGATACCTTACGTAAACGAAGCTCAAAGCATTAACCTGACTCCGAAAGTAAAAACCCAATTGGGCATCAAATAA
- a CDS encoding OmpH family outer membrane protein, whose amino-acid sequence MKKSVLFIILLFAVGMTAQAQKFALIDMEYILKNIPAYERANEQLSQATKQWQGEVEVLAKEAQTMFKDYQAASAKLTAAQKTQKEDAIVEKEKAASELKRKYFGPEGELFKKREELMKPIQDEIYNAVKAVAEENGYAVVVDRASASSIIFATPRIDVSNEVLAKLGYSN is encoded by the coding sequence ATGAAAAAGTCTGTTCTATTTATCATCTTGCTGTTTGCCGTAGGTATGACAGCCCAAGCACAAAAGTTTGCCCTGATCGATATGGAGTATATCCTGAAGAACATTCCGGCTTACGAACGTGCCAACGAACAATTGAGCCAGGCAACCAAACAGTGGCAGGGTGAAGTCGAAGTATTAGCCAAAGAGGCACAAACGATGTTTAAGGACTATCAAGCTGCATCTGCTAAACTGACGGCCGCACAAAAGACCCAGAAAGAAGATGCCATCGTAGAAAAAGAAAAAGCTGCTTCAGAGCTCAAACGTAAATACTTTGGTCCTGAAGGTGAACTTTTTAAGAAAAGAGAAGAGTTAATGAAGCCTATTCAAGACGAAATATACAATGCGGTAAAAGCTGTAGCAGAGGAAAACGGTTATGCAGTAGTGGTAGACAGAGCATCTGCTTCAAGCATTATTTTTGCCACTCCCCGCATTGATGTAAGCAATGAAGTGCTGGCGAAATTAGGATATTCAAATTAA
- a CDS encoding DUF6242 domain-containing protein: protein MRIKFLSVIVSFFLVSFAVTSCLDTEEIEYSPDATIHAFALDTIHGVNYKFTIDQLGPDGVGLIYNQDSLPVGSDTIIDRILIKTLTTTSGIITAKNAEGQDTLFNYSDSIDFRGTMQKPMRIKVWAADMQYTKEYTISVRVHQQDPDSMNWTKMTDNFANYSGYQKSVTLNEDLLIYTSNTTAYQSSGDVISKGRSWTPVSITGLPDNIKLSSIISFGGKLYATNGESAYVSSDGALWNVATDLNKNGKVEMLIAPFPKNEGNLLGISGIAGIINNGDQSTFAITNPEATAWNIGSETVGADFPLENLSATSYLTATGIQTIAVMGNNRNANDTTSIAWTSQDGLLWIPLKTSSSTAYCPKLDNPSFFYYDNAFLAFGGNFETIYTSEAGIAWYKANKKIFLPAEFKDRGNNYSTVVDKNNFIWVIWSNGGANEVWRGRINKFGFKRQNNN, encoded by the coding sequence ATGAGAATAAAGTTTTTATCAGTAATTGTAAGTTTCTTCCTTGTATCGTTTGCCGTTACTTCGTGCCTTGACACAGAAGAAATTGAATATAGCCCGGATGCTACCATACACGCATTTGCACTTGACACCATACATGGGGTAAACTATAAATTTACAATTGACCAACTTGGTCCCGATGGAGTAGGACTTATTTATAACCAGGATTCACTACCTGTAGGCTCCGATACAATTATTGACCGTATTCTTATCAAGACACTGACCACAACTTCCGGAATAATCACTGCCAAAAACGCAGAGGGTCAGGATACTCTGTTCAACTATTCCGATTCTATCGACTTCAGAGGCACTATGCAAAAACCGATGAGAATAAAAGTGTGGGCTGCCGACATGCAATATACCAAAGAGTATACTATTTCGGTACGTGTACATCAACAGGACCCGGATTCCATGAACTGGACCAAAATGACAGATAACTTCGCAAACTATAGCGGATATCAGAAATCAGTTACCCTGAATGAAGATCTGTTGATCTATACATCGAATACGACTGCATACCAATCATCCGGAGATGTTATCAGTAAAGGAAGAAGCTGGACACCAGTATCCATAACAGGGCTTCCGGACAACATCAAGCTTTCCTCCATTATTTCTTTCGGCGGAAAACTATATGCCACAAACGGTGAAAGTGCATACGTTTCATCTGATGGAGCATTATGGAATGTTGCAACCGATTTGAATAAAAACGGTAAAGTAGAGATGCTGATCGCCCCTTTCCCGAAAAATGAAGGTAATCTGTTGGGTATCTCCGGAATTGCCGGTATTATTAATAATGGTGATCAATCTACATTTGCCATAACTAATCCTGAAGCAACAGCGTGGAACATTGGTTCCGAAACAGTAGGTGCGGACTTCCCCTTGGAGAATTTGTCTGCAACTTCTTACCTGACAGCAACAGGAATCCAGACAATAGCCGTAATGGGTAACAATCGTAATGCAAACGATACGACTTCCATCGCATGGACCTCACAAGACGGTTTGCTTTGGATACCTTTAAAAACTTCCTCGAGTACCGCCTATTGTCCGAAACTGGACAATCCGTCTTTCTTCTATTATGATAATGCTTTTCTGGCATTCGGAGGAAATTTTGAAACGATCTATACATCGGAAGCAGGTATTGCCTGGTATAAAGCCAACAAGAAAATCTTCCTGCCGGCCGAATTCAAAGACAGAGGAAACAATTACTCAACCGTAGTAGACAAAAATAACTTTATCTGGGTAATATGGAGTAACGGTGGTGCCAACGAAGTATGGCGCGGACGAATCAATAAATTTGGTTTTAAAAGACAGAACAACAACTAA
- the prmC gene encoding peptide chain release factor N(5)-glutamine methyltransferase: MNHVTTYIRQALHDIYPPGELRSLTKIICCDLLGQDAIDYYLGKDITLSANEQCDLESIVERLKKNEPIQYIQGETCFYGSMFRVAPGVLIPRPETEELVDLIVKEAATGTRLLDIGTGSGCIAISLAKHIPQAVVTAWDVSEEALAIAGENNRELKAGVHFEKMDVLSAEPVGDDQYDMIVSNPPYVTESEKNEMEPNVLDWEPRLALFVPDNDPLRFYRRIASLGRKMLRLHGRLYFEINRAYGEEVLQMLHEQGYEELRLIKDISGNDRIVTAKR, from the coding sequence ATGAACCACGTCACCACTTATATCCGCCAGGCTTTACACGATATTTATCCACCGGGAGAACTCAGGAGTCTCACAAAAATCATTTGTTGTGATCTGCTGGGTCAGGATGCTATTGATTATTATCTGGGCAAAGATATAACATTATCTGCAAACGAGCAGTGTGATTTAGAAAGCATTGTCGAACGATTGAAGAAAAACGAGCCGATCCAATATATTCAGGGCGAAACCTGTTTTTATGGGTCTATGTTTCGGGTAGCTCCGGGTGTGTTGATTCCTCGTCCTGAAACTGAGGAGCTGGTTGATCTGATAGTGAAAGAAGCTGCAACCGGTACCCGTTTGCTGGATATAGGAACCGGTAGCGGGTGTATTGCCATCAGTCTGGCTAAACATATTCCGCAGGCTGTGGTCACCGCATGGGACGTATCGGAAGAGGCTCTTGCCATTGCCGGGGAGAATAATCGGGAATTGAAGGCCGGAGTGCATTTTGAGAAAATGGATGTTCTGTCTGCAGAACCTGTTGGTGATGATCAATATGATATGATTGTCAGTAATCCTCCTTATGTTACAGAGAGCGAAAAAAACGAAATGGAACCCAATGTGTTAGATTGGGAGCCCAGACTGGCCCTTTTTGTGCCGGACAATGATCCGTTGCGCTTTTATCGGCGTATCGCATCTTTAGGAAGAAAAATGTTACGCCTGCACGGCAGGCTCTATTTTGAGATCAATCGGGCTTATGGTGAAGAGGTTCTCCAAATGCTTCACGAACAAGGGTACGAAGAACTCCGTTTGATAAAAGATATATCGGGT
- a CDS encoding isoprenyl transferase, translated as MSYKEQIDLNRIPKHVAIIMDGNGRWAKLRGHERSFGHQAGAETVHIITEEAARLGIKFLTLYTFSTENWNRPSDEVAALMSLLFDSIEEETFMKNNISFRIIGDINKLPENVRERLNACVEHTSKNTGMCLILALSYSARWEITEATRQIATLVQNGEMNPEEITSESIRTHLTTNFMPDPDLLIRTGGEVRLSNYLLWQCAYSELYFCETFWPDFKEEELCKAICDYQKRERRFGKTSEQIS; from the coding sequence ATGTCCTATAAAGAACAAATAGATTTAAACCGGATACCTAAGCATGTAGCAATTATCATGGACGGTAACGGACGGTGGGCCAAACTACGCGGACACGAACGGAGTTTTGGACATCAGGCCGGAGCCGAGACTGTGCATATCATTACTGAAGAGGCGGCCAGGTTAGGAATCAAATTCCTTACTTTATATACCTTTTCTACAGAAAACTGGAACCGGCCTTCGGATGAAGTCGCTGCATTGATGAGCCTCCTTTTCGACTCTATCGAAGAGGAAACATTTATGAAAAACAATATCAGTTTCCGTATCATCGGAGACATCAACAAACTACCTGAGAATGTACGGGAGCGCCTGAATGCTTGTGTAGAACATACTTCCAAGAATACAGGTATGTGCCTGATACTTGCCCTCAGTTATTCTGCCAGATGGGAAATAACCGAAGCTACACGGCAGATTGCCACATTGGTACAAAATGGAGAAATGAACCCTGAAGAAATTACTTCAGAAAGCATTCGGACACATCTGACAACCAACTTTATGCCCGACCCGGATTTGCTGATCCGGACAGGCGGAGAGGTTCGTTTAAGCAATTATCTGCTTTGGCAATGTGCTTATTCGGAGCTCTATTTCTGTGAAACTTTCTGGCCCGACTTTAAGGAAGAAGAATTGTGCAAGGCTATCTGTGACTACCAGAAACGCGAACGCAGATTCGGAAAAACCAGCGAACAAATCAGTTAA
- a CDS encoding DUF2007-related protein: MKEDKDTRVVEVFTGSPWEAEFIKGLLESNGIESILKDGGGLAALAPYYIGQEIAVLVNEDDYENAMEIVRNREKANE; encoded by the coding sequence ATGAAAGAAGATAAAGACACCCGCGTAGTAGAAGTCTTCACCGGTTCGCCTTGGGAAGCAGAGTTCATCAAAGGATTGCTCGAAAGCAATGGAATAGAATCTATCCTGAAAGACGGAGGTGGGCTCGCAGCTTTGGCACCTTACTACATCGGACAGGAAATAGCTGTCCTCGTCAATGAAGACGATTATGAAAATGCAATGGAAATAGTGAGAAACCGCGAAAAGGCAAACGAATAA
- a CDS encoding glutamate-5-semialdehyde dehydrogenase gives MNLNDTFAAVQAAGRHLALLPDDRINQILNAVAEAALEQTSYILSENRKDLERMSPDNPKYDRLRLTEERLRGIASDIRNVATLPSPLGRILKESIRPNGMRLTKISVPFGVIGIIYEARPNVSFDVFSLCLKSGNACILKGGSDADYSNRAIVEVIHQVLRQFNIDTHMVELLPADREATRELLHATGYVDLIIPRGSSALINFVRQNATIPVIETGAGICHTYFDEYGDTAKGAAIIHNAKTRRVSVCNALDCVIVHESRLSDLPLLCEKLKADKVIIYADPSAYQALEGHYPAGLLKPATPESFGTEFLDYKMAIKTVNSFENALGHIQEYSSRHSESIVTENPERAALFTRMVDAACVYTNVSTAFTDGAQFGLGAEIGISTQKLHARGPMGLEEITSYKWIIEGDGQTRQ, from the coding sequence ATGAATCTGAATGATACTTTTGCTGCCGTACAGGCAGCCGGCCGCCATCTGGCACTATTACCCGACGATCGGATCAACCAAATACTGAATGCCGTGGCAGAAGCTGCTTTGGAACAGACTTCCTACATCCTCTCTGAGAACCGGAAAGATCTGGAACGGATGTCACCCGACAATCCGAAATACGACCGACTGAGGTTGACCGAAGAACGACTTCGGGGAATCGCTTCCGATATACGCAACGTGGCCACTCTCCCCTCCCCTCTGGGCAGGATATTGAAAGAGAGCATTCGTCCCAATGGCATGAGACTCACTAAGATAAGTGTTCCTTTCGGGGTCATCGGCATCATTTACGAAGCTCGTCCCAATGTCAGCTTCGACGTTTTTTCGCTTTGCCTGAAAAGCGGTAACGCCTGTATCCTGAAAGGGGGAAGCGACGCTGACTATTCGAATCGTGCCATCGTAGAAGTGATACACCAGGTACTCCGACAGTTTAACATAGACACTCACATGGTCGAGTTGCTACCGGCCGACCGTGAAGCAACCCGGGAACTGCTGCACGCTACCGGATACGTAGATCTGATCATTCCTCGCGGCAGTAGCGCCCTGATTAACTTTGTACGGCAAAATGCTACTATACCGGTAATAGAAACCGGTGCAGGCATCTGCCATACCTACTTTGACGAATACGGAGATACGGCCAAGGGAGCTGCCATCATCCATAATGCCAAGACACGCCGCGTGAGTGTTTGTAATGCACTCGATTGCGTGATTGTTCACGAAAGCAGATTGTCCGATCTGCCTCTCCTTTGTGAAAAGCTCAAAGCCGACAAGGTGATTATCTATGCAGATCCGTCAGCCTATCAGGCACTCGAGGGACACTATCCTGCCGGGTTGCTGAAACCTGCCACCCCCGAGAGCTTCGGAACTGAATTTCTGGACTACAAAATGGCAATCAAAACTGTGAATAGTTTTGAGAACGCACTCGGACATATCCAGGAATACAGCTCACGACATAGCGAAAGTATCGTCACCGAAAACCCGGAACGCGCCGCGCTTTTCACCCGCATGGTAGATGCAGCCTGTGTATATACCAATGTATCTACCGCTTTCACCGACGGAGCACAATTCGGGCTGGGAGCAGAAATCGGCATCAGCACACAAAAGTTGCATGCCCGCGGACCGATGGGATTGGAAGAGATCACTTCCTACAAATGGATCATAGAGGGTGACGGACAGACACGTCAGTGA